The following are from one region of the Pseudodesulfovibrio piezophilus C1TLV30 genome:
- a CDS encoding YeiH family protein has translation MAQVSVGRPDNTPVWIISGILLVYGALVASGVLTGLLTTFKVHKAMELMETLSFIGGGIGVITALMRQTRMGKPMTNLDTFVLETIPGVLFVLALAMSIRWFAEPMVKMMSQSMVPMFGFSIYKVMNLNYVVLGIIVGIIITNSWGIPAFAAAGVKTARFVLKMGVILLGARYSFAELAKLGMVSVWLIGFFVLGTVFFVLFLGKLFKQPKSMTGVLSAGMGVCGVSATVACAPVVKAKCSEMAYTIGTILGFGILCMFAFPTIGKLAGMNATQFGAWAGTGILNSAQVAAACLAFNAVDIKTLKVGEIFNITRVLFLPVIVLVLATWYGKSSGQKISFKEIVIDKFPIFILGFLLLFLLSSFGLFSPADHYKGKYLDFSYNQRTEITPEELTTVKAAATAGIAGLHPEEQAALDNLIMQHQLAGDFEDREDKAKFDATARQRLSGLESIIARAKGGELVVPKDVSTALSHAVKQVHKKSKTVVALTDAMIWFFAYGLIGLGMQITRKSIAQAGGWPLIMGGISGVAKASLSFIVVMYFVKDVVLR, from the coding sequence ATGGCTCAAGTTAGTGTCGGACGTCCCGACAACACCCCAGTCTGGATCATCAGTGGAATTCTGTTGGTCTACGGCGCTCTCGTTGCATCCGGAGTGCTCACCGGTCTTTTGACCACCTTTAAGGTCCACAAGGCAATGGAGCTGATGGAAACTCTCAGTTTCATCGGCGGCGGCATCGGTGTCATCACCGCACTCATGCGCCAGACACGCATGGGAAAACCCATGACGAATCTTGACACATTTGTGCTGGAGACCATCCCCGGCGTCCTGTTCGTCCTGGCATTGGCCATGAGCATCCGCTGGTTTGCGGAGCCTATGGTCAAGATGATGAGCCAATCCATGGTCCCGATGTTCGGTTTCTCGATCTACAAGGTCATGAACCTGAACTACGTTGTGCTCGGCATCATCGTCGGCATCATCATCACCAACAGTTGGGGGATCCCGGCATTTGCCGCCGCAGGTGTCAAGACTGCCCGTTTTGTCCTGAAGATGGGCGTTATCCTGCTGGGAGCACGGTACTCTTTCGCTGAACTGGCCAAACTCGGCATGGTCTCAGTCTGGCTCATCGGCTTCTTTGTACTCGGCACGGTCTTCTTCGTACTGTTCCTGGGCAAGCTTTTCAAGCAACCCAAGTCCATGACCGGTGTCCTGTCTGCGGGTATGGGTGTCTGCGGCGTCTCCGCCACCGTTGCCTGTGCGCCTGTGGTCAAGGCAAAATGCTCTGAAATGGCCTACACCATCGGCACCATCCTCGGCTTCGGTATTCTGTGCATGTTCGCCTTCCCGACCATAGGCAAGCTGGCTGGCATGAATGCCACTCAGTTCGGCGCATGGGCCGGTACCGGCATTTTGAACTCTGCTCAGGTCGCCGCCGCCTGCCTCGCCTTCAATGCCGTGGACATCAAGACGCTTAAAGTCGGTGAAATCTTCAATATCACCCGTGTCCTGTTCCTCCCCGTCATCGTCCTGGTGCTGGCAACGTGGTATGGCAAAAGCTCGGGACAGAAGATATCCTTCAAGGAAATCGTTATCGATAAATTCCCGATCTTCATTCTCGGTTTCCTGCTGCTTTTCCTGCTCTCTTCATTTGGTCTGTTCTCACCCGCCGATCACTACAAGGGCAAGTACCTCGACTTCAGCTACAACCAACGTACGGAAATCACCCCCGAGGAGTTGACGACTGTCAAGGCTGCTGCAACAGCAGGTATTGCCGGTCTGCATCCGGAAGAACAAGCCGCACTTGATAACCTGATCATGCAGCATCAGCTGGCAGGAGACTTTGAGGACCGCGAAGACAAGGCCAAGTTCGACGCCACAGCGCGCCAGAGGCTGTCCGGTCTGGAATCAATCATTGCCCGCGCCAAGGGAGGCGAACTGGTTGTGCCCAAGGACGTTTCCACAGCTCTCTCCCACGCCGTGAAGCAGGTCCACAAGAAATCCAAGACCGTCGTCGCCCTGACCGACGCCATGATCTGGTTCTTCGCGTACGGTCTCATCGGTCTGGGTATGCAGATCACCCGCAAATCCATTGCCCAGGCTGGCGGCTGGCCGCTGATCATGGGTGGTATCTCCGGTGTTGCCAAAGCGTCCCTGTCCTTCATCGTGGTCATGTACTTCGTCAAGGACGTCGTCCTTCGCTAA
- a CDS encoding universal stress protein, giving the protein MKHILLATHGTPGARKAEQLTKAWAGLYGARVTVLSIINEAWGDMTCDDWLNTSATRNTFGSYVAGEIAKEINAVWTRLKDDFAGVEIDFLSKGGKLEDVLAEAAAKVNADVAIMGAWQKVQAPGFRDRFENKRLHPQMPCPLVVAP; this is encoded by the coding sequence ATGAAGCATATCCTCCTCGCCACCCATGGCACACCCGGCGCACGTAAAGCCGAACAACTAACCAAGGCATGGGCCGGTCTCTACGGCGCACGAGTCACGGTACTCTCCATCATCAATGAGGCATGGGGCGACATGACCTGCGATGACTGGCTGAACACCTCGGCCACACGAAATACCTTCGGGTCATATGTCGCCGGAGAAATCGCCAAGGAAATCAACGCAGTCTGGACTCGATTGAAAGACGACTTCGCCGGTGTGGAGATCGATTTCCTCAGCAAGGGAGGAAAACTTGAAGACGTCCTGGCCGAAGCCGCTGCCAAGGTCAACGCGGACGTGGCGATAATGGGAGCCTGGCAAAAAGTTCAGGCTCCGGGATTCAGAGACCGTTTCGAAAACAAGCGTCTGCATCCGCAGATGCCCTGCCCACTGGTGGTGGCACCATGA
- a CDS encoding protein kinase domain-containing protein — translation MWSALENIALRASLPTPLKAGDAVHDIRIAGQLDQSRDALHYLGRRRSRPFLLKQFYSLNTNAFLRWQNETRFIDIPQTPGYTWPAEEWRGGLISPLPEGIPLLSWLQVSQPSMETRIRTASVLAGRISTLHASGIAHRGITPSSILVGDNDVFLADFGHACRDGWDDLWGDSPIPVHDPGYASPQALQGADNGREEDIYSFGATLRLMLTNRPPFNILKRTIRPVFPAFFSPDSFPRITGLPPEILNLTTACLSSLPAARPTIQEAQSILTRVTGTSSPPANAIPSSPLPSSAAERQKIMAFVKDDDHAVPLFDSCLALANRTPAIFLFVGLIPNSLPSGHHERFKGSLFRKLAQGLMRCRTASIPWSLRIFENVVPEQAALDLIRLYKPDQIHLTKPLKGEGNIWNAFHRRLASENIPMEFIT, via the coding sequence ATGTGGAGCGCATTGGAAAACATCGCCCTTCGTGCAAGCCTGCCCACGCCGCTCAAGGCCGGGGATGCCGTCCATGACATCCGCATAGCCGGACAGTTGGACCAGAGCCGCGACGCTCTGCACTATCTCGGGCGAAGACGCTCCAGACCTTTTCTGCTCAAGCAGTTCTATAGCCTCAACACCAATGCCTTTCTGCGCTGGCAAAACGAGACCCGATTTATCGATATACCGCAAACCCCCGGTTACACATGGCCTGCCGAGGAGTGGCGCGGAGGCCTCATCTCACCGCTCCCCGAAGGGATTCCCCTCCTGAGCTGGTTGCAGGTTTCGCAGCCGTCAATGGAAACTCGAATCAGGACAGCGAGTGTGCTGGCCGGGAGAATCTCGACGCTTCATGCATCAGGCATTGCCCACAGGGGAATAACGCCATCATCAATACTGGTGGGTGACAATGATGTCTTCCTTGCCGATTTCGGTCACGCTTGTCGAGACGGCTGGGATGACTTGTGGGGCGATTCTCCCATCCCTGTTCACGACCCCGGATATGCCTCTCCACAAGCTCTTCAAGGTGCGGATAATGGCAGGGAAGAAGACATCTATTCCTTTGGAGCGACTCTCCGGCTGATGCTCACGAACCGCCCGCCCTTCAATATCCTCAAGCGAACAATACGCCCAGTCTTTCCGGCCTTCTTTTCTCCTGATTCCTTCCCCAGAATCACCGGCCTGCCGCCGGAGATACTAAATCTGACGACCGCTTGCCTCTCCTCTCTCCCCGCTGCCAGACCCACCATACAGGAAGCACAGTCCATACTCACTCGCGTGACAGGCACCTCCAGCCCCCCGGCCAATGCCATTCCTTCATCCCCCCTGCCCTCATCAGCAGCCGAACGGCAGAAGATCATGGCCTTTGTCAAGGACGACGACCACGCTGTTCCCCTTTTCGATTCCTGTCTGGCTCTGGCAAACCGGACTCCAGCCATTTTTCTCTTTGTCGGCCTGATACCCAACAGCCTTCCCAGCGGCCACCACGAACGCTTCAAAGGCTCCCTGTTCAGAAAACTGGCCCAAGGCCTCATGCGCTGCCGCACAGCCAGCATCCCCTGGAGCCTCAGGATCTTTGAAAATGTCGTTCCCGAACAGGCAGCCCTTGATCTGATCCGCCTCTACAAGCCCGATCAAATCCATCTCACCAAACCCCTCAAGGGCGAAGGGAACATCTGGAACGCATTTCACAGGAGGCTGGCATCTGAAAACATCCCCATGGAGTTCATCACCTAA
- a CDS encoding aldehyde ferredoxin oxidoreductase N-terminal domain-containing protein, whose translation MIRDTFRIMMVNLTTGKTNIIERPGRGEYLGGTGLAARLFEEFGSIDENWDHPSQPVIFTIGPLTGYYPLMSKTCCAFRSPYHNEYTESYAGGKSALSLRFADLDALVVVGKAKRLTALCVGSRRVETRDVEYMRGFDALHTGRVLRKIFPGSGRRSIMRIGPAGENLSAYACINVDTFRHFGRMGGGTAMGVKNLKAICVLGDRGFALPENKDYPKLYKHIFQQLTTTEMMAKYHGLGTAVNINPLNGLKSLPWKNLQQTSSPDAEKISGERFADDTLLRNAACAGCPVGCIHVGFVREQFQANNQYLYRQVGYDYEPIFSCGGMLEVTDAPQVLRILDVIEKEGLDNMSSGVALAWATEALEKGVISEEETLVKLAWGDVDAYMQAVEYISRPPNDFYKLLSQGTLKCAHHYGGEDFACVLGQEMAGYATGEVFFVSEALGFRHAHLDAGGYSYDQKHEDKDVTKALDFLVNDARDRIVLNCMVGCLFSRGVYNDALLAEAMDAVGYGSLNGDMAEIGDRVQRLRWRLRLAMGYNPAGVKIPKRYKEVTTWKGPIDENYLEALRIGYAHRIMEMGAPMEEKS comes from the coding sequence ATGATTAGAGACACTTTCCGCATCATGATGGTCAACCTGACAACAGGCAAAACAAACATCATTGAACGTCCGGGCCGTGGCGAATACCTCGGCGGCACCGGTCTCGCGGCACGCTTGTTCGAGGAGTTCGGTTCCATTGATGAGAATTGGGACCACCCGTCGCAGCCGGTGATTTTCACCATCGGGCCGCTGACAGGGTATTATCCACTCATGAGCAAGACCTGCTGTGCGTTCCGTTCACCCTACCATAATGAATATACCGAGAGTTACGCTGGCGGGAAATCCGCCCTGTCCCTTCGGTTTGCCGATCTGGACGCTCTGGTGGTGGTCGGCAAGGCCAAACGACTGACGGCCCTGTGCGTCGGCTCTCGTCGGGTGGAGACTCGTGACGTGGAGTATATGCGCGGTTTTGATGCCCTGCACACCGGGCGAGTCCTGCGAAAGATATTCCCCGGCTCGGGGCGTCGTTCGATCATGCGTATCGGCCCGGCCGGTGAGAATCTGTCGGCCTATGCCTGTATCAATGTCGATACCTTTCGCCATTTTGGGCGGATGGGGGGCGGAACCGCCATGGGAGTCAAGAATCTCAAGGCGATCTGCGTCCTGGGGGACCGGGGATTCGCTCTGCCGGAAAACAAGGACTATCCCAAGCTCTACAAACATATTTTCCAGCAGCTGACCACGACGGAAATGATGGCCAAATATCACGGCTTGGGTACAGCGGTGAACATCAATCCTCTCAATGGACTGAAGAGCCTGCCATGGAAGAATCTGCAACAGACGAGCAGTCCAGATGCCGAGAAGATTTCCGGTGAGCGTTTTGCCGATGACACGCTCCTGCGCAATGCGGCCTGTGCCGGATGCCCTGTGGGGTGTATCCATGTCGGCTTTGTGCGCGAGCAGTTTCAGGCGAATAACCAGTATCTCTATCGTCAGGTGGGATATGATTATGAGCCTATATTTTCCTGCGGCGGTATGCTGGAAGTGACGGATGCCCCTCAGGTGCTTCGCATTCTCGATGTTATTGAAAAAGAAGGGCTGGATAACATGTCTTCGGGCGTGGCTCTTGCCTGGGCCACGGAAGCGCTGGAGAAGGGCGTGATCAGCGAGGAAGAAACGCTGGTGAAGCTGGCCTGGGGAGATGTGGATGCCTACATGCAGGCCGTGGAATATATCAGCCGTCCGCCCAATGATTTCTATAAGCTCCTGTCTCAGGGAACACTCAAATGTGCACACCATTATGGCGGTGAGGATTTTGCCTGTGTCCTTGGTCAGGAAATGGCAGGATACGCCACGGGCGAGGTCTTTTTCGTGTCCGAAGCTCTTGGCTTCCGTCATGCGCATCTGGATGCCGGAGGGTATTCCTATGACCAGAAACACGAAGATAAAGACGTCACCAAGGCTCTCGACTTCCTTGTCAATGATGCCCGTGATCGTATTGTGCTCAATTGTATGGTCGGGTGTCTCTTTTCTCGCGGCGTCTACAATGATGCCCTGCTTGCCGAGGCCATGGATGCGGTGGGATATGGAAGCTTGAATGGCGATATGGCCGAGATCGGCGATCGGGTTCAACGGCTTCGGTGGCGACTACGCCTTGCCATGGGGTACAATCCGGCTGGGGTCAAGATTCCCAAACGGTACAAGGAAGTGACCACCTGGAAAGGGCCGATAGACGAAAACTATCTGGAAGCGCTCCGCATCGGATATGCCCATCGGATCATGGAAATGGGTGCTCCGATGGAAGAGAAATCATAA
- a CDS encoding 4Fe-4S binding protein, with the protein MKALRAARMERCIGCHSCSLACSRQVHKFLSWNKAGIRISSAGGLSTGFEARLCLACDPAPCAKACPTGALSQRRDGGVLQKKKLCIRCGECAKACPVDAIFLDHEVNPYVCIHCGRCVEFCPHDCLVMVDLPDKSGGKGDSDD; encoded by the coding sequence ATGAAAGCTCTCAGGGCGGCACGAATGGAACGCTGCATAGGCTGCCATTCCTGCTCATTGGCCTGTTCGAGACAGGTTCATAAATTCCTCTCCTGGAACAAGGCGGGCATCCGCATATCATCGGCAGGCGGCCTGTCCACCGGATTTGAGGCTCGACTCTGCCTGGCCTGTGACCCTGCCCCCTGTGCCAAGGCGTGCCCCACAGGCGCGTTGAGTCAGCGCAGGGACGGCGGAGTGCTGCAAAAAAAGAAGCTCTGTATCCGATGTGGCGAGTGTGCCAAGGCGTGCCCCGTGGACGCCATCTTCCTCGATCATGAGGTCAACCCCTATGTCTGCATCCATTGTGGCCGTTGTGTGGAATTCTGTCCGCACGATTGCCTGGTCATGGTTGATCTGCCCGATAAAAGCGGTGGAAAGGGAGATTCGGATGATTAG